A part of Desulfomicrobium baculatum DSM 4028 genomic DNA contains:
- a CDS encoding LysE family translocator gives MISLDQLLIFSLTSLLLIFTPGPDIIYVLTRGVAQGRTAALAAALGFSLGNIGHTLFAVFGLSAILASSATAFTLVKVAGGIYLLYLGYKLWTADPALALSAQGEHKTARIIFRQSIFANLLNPKVAIFFLAFFPQFVRPAQGHPAMQMMILGLTFVVLTMFGFGLVALGAGALNSRLAARPALSAWLHKGAGAILMLLGLRLIWADR, from the coding sequence ATGATCAGTCTCGACCAGCTTCTCATCTTCAGCCTGACCTCGCTTCTACTCATCTTCACACCGGGACCGGACATCATCTACGTACTGACCCGGGGCGTGGCCCAGGGGCGCACGGCCGCCCTGGCCGCCGCTCTGGGCTTCAGCCTGGGCAACATCGGGCACACGCTTTTTGCGGTCTTCGGGCTCTCAGCCATCCTGGCCTCGTCGGCCACGGCCTTCACCCTGGTCAAGGTCGCGGGCGGCATCTACCTGCTCTACCTCGGCTACAAGCTCTGGACAGCCGACCCGGCGCTGGCCCTCTCCGCGCAAGGAGAACACAAGACGGCCCGCATCATCTTTCGCCAGTCCATTTTCGCCAACCTCTTGAACCCCAAGGTCGCGATCTTTTTCCTGGCCTTCTTTCCGCAGTTCGTGCGCCCGGCCCAGGGGCATCCGGCCATGCAGATGATGATTCTGGGACTGACCTTTGTCGTGCTGACCATGTTCGGCTTTGGCCTGGTCGCGCTGGGCGCGGGGGCTCTCAACTCCCGCCTGGCCGCGCGCCCCGCCCTCTCGGCCTGGCTGCACAAGGGCGCGGGCGCCATCCTCATGCTGCTCGGCCTGCGTCTGATCTGGGCCGACCGCTAG
- a CDS encoding response regulator: MIFDNIRMKPKLLFLFIMTGIVPLGIVALIGSYSASNALLDLAFEQLGSIQAIKRDKLQTTLTERINGLKLMAGLRQTQQAVDDLNALGEEDPAQPYPIESSAYQRIHGRYDSQLKGYIAVNGFEDIYLIDRHSGTVMYAAGQGEELGTSLATGRYRHTALARLWERVLRSGNVAFEDFSAYEPSGGSQAAFIGYPVLDLQGGVAGVIAARVSGEFINQIMPSRQGLGKSGESYLLRWLESQKKFEMRSDIQTMGNGLYVIGYTLPRTPAYWHDAVDKGFDGGGGTYEDSAGTTVLVAFNTLDVLGTNWILISKINKGEILRPIWTFLLIICVTGAVLALMIAPGAYGLAKGISQPLEQGVNFAEAISAGDLKARLDLRQKDELGMLAKALNSMARNLRDMDWLNQGKTGLDDTLRGEHSPQELARLFISFLCKHLDSQIGLFFLHDDGELVLTSSYAFTNRQGQFSRLRVGEGLVGQAALEGEILTFARVEDGAPPFHFGPGEIVPAHFLAAPVFMGKELLGAFLVGREYAFSPLHRQFITDIAKNTAVLFNMATSRGMIADLLRQAQEQQEMLRVANEELEEQTNMLKESQSELQAQQEELQVTNEELAEQTRALKESERRMQDQQNELRSVNDKLGERAMELEEQKSAIRRKNKELLRAQEQLKLKAQELESASRYKSEFLANMSHELRTPLNSILILSQLLSHNKEGNLSPKQTEAASAINSSGADLLRLINEILDLSKVEAGKVELHLEEMPLTSMISDLQRVFKGVAVEKGVAFLVEQDPALPETMLTDTHRLQQVLRNLLSNAFKFTDHGSVTLSISRPGPEVDLPEGIPSAEEAICIAVTDMGIGIPEDKQGTIFEAFRQADGSTSRKYGGTGLGLSISRELTKLLGGEIRLRSQEGKGSTFSLILPLRHHADAPTDEIRPRVSAPEPKMTPHQPAKTQAEAPISYLQDDRANLKPGDKSLLIIEDDQHFARILRDQAREMGFKALLAADGETGLHFADFHGPSAIILDNILPGMNGWTVMERLKNDPKTRHIPLSFISAEDRSLEAMRMGALAFLTKPVELETLRTLLERIDSFIKKPMRRLLVVDDDALQRESIRALIGNGDVETVTAASGAEALGLLKSQNFDCMILDLGLNDMSGFDVLRTLRSGPTPSTLPVVVYTGRDLSEEEERRLSRYAESIIVKGARSPERLLEETTLFLHRVQANLPQEKQRMLRTDTEPESVLDGRTVLVVDDDMRNIFALTSVLEEKGMQVVVARDGSESLTRLRENPEIDLVLMDIMMPVMDGYEAMREIRKDPKLKDLPIIALTAKAMKGDKNACIEAGANDYLAKPVDMDKLLSLLRVWLYRK, from the coding sequence ATGATTTTCGACAACATCCGGATGAAGCCCAAGCTCCTGTTCCTGTTCATCATGACCGGAATAGTTCCTCTGGGCATCGTGGCCCTCATCGGCAGCTATTCCGCGTCCAACGCCCTCCTCGATCTGGCCTTTGAACAACTCGGCAGCATCCAGGCCATCAAGCGCGACAAATTGCAGACCACTCTGACCGAACGCATAAACGGACTCAAACTCATGGCCGGGCTGAGGCAGACCCAGCAGGCAGTGGACGACCTGAACGCGCTCGGCGAGGAAGACCCGGCCCAACCCTACCCCATCGAATCCAGTGCCTATCAAAGAATCCACGGCAGATACGATTCCCAGCTCAAGGGCTACATCGCCGTCAACGGCTTTGAAGACATCTATCTGATCGACCGCCACAGCGGCACCGTCATGTACGCCGCCGGCCAGGGCGAGGAGCTTGGCACCAGCCTGGCCACCGGGCGCTACCGCCATACGGCCCTGGCCAGGCTTTGGGAGAGGGTCCTGCGCAGTGGAAACGTGGCCTTCGAGGATTTCAGCGCCTACGAGCCAAGCGGGGGAAGTCAGGCCGCCTTCATCGGCTATCCGGTCCTCGACCTGCAGGGCGGCGTGGCCGGAGTCATCGCCGCGCGCGTTTCGGGCGAGTTCATCAACCAGATCATGCCCTCGCGGCAGGGCCTGGGCAAGTCAGGCGAATCCTATCTGCTGCGCTGGCTCGAATCCCAAAAAAAGTTTGAGATGCGCAGTGATATCCAGACGATGGGCAATGGCCTCTACGTCATCGGCTACACCCTGCCTCGCACGCCGGCATACTGGCATGACGCCGTGGACAAGGGGTTTGACGGAGGAGGCGGCACCTACGAAGACAGCGCGGGCACTACGGTGCTGGTGGCCTTCAATACGCTGGACGTGCTGGGCACCAACTGGATTCTCATCTCCAAGATCAACAAGGGCGAAATTCTGCGCCCCATCTGGACGTTCCTGCTGATCATCTGCGTCACCGGCGCGGTGCTGGCCCTCATGATCGCGCCCGGCGCCTACGGCCTGGCCAAGGGCATCAGCCAGCCTTTGGAACAGGGCGTGAACTTCGCCGAGGCCATCTCCGCCGGAGACTTGAAGGCCCGTCTGGATCTGCGCCAAAAGGACGAACTGGGCATGCTGGCCAAAGCCCTGAACAGCATGGCCCGCAACCTGCGCGACATGGACTGGCTCAACCAAGGCAAAACAGGCCTCGACGACACCCTGCGCGGTGAACACAGCCCGCAGGAACTGGCCCGGCTCTTCATCTCATTTCTGTGCAAGCATCTGGACAGCCAAATCGGGCTCTTTTTCCTGCATGATGACGGCGAACTGGTGCTGACCTCTTCCTATGCCTTCACCAACCGGCAAGGCCAGTTCTCCCGGCTGCGCGTAGGCGAAGGGCTGGTCGGCCAAGCTGCGCTGGAAGGGGAAATTTTGACCTTCGCCCGGGTCGAAGACGGGGCGCCGCCTTTTCATTTCGGCCCCGGCGAAATCGTCCCCGCCCATTTTCTGGCCGCGCCCGTGTTCATGGGCAAGGAATTGCTCGGCGCATTCCTCGTCGGCCGCGAGTACGCATTTTCGCCCCTGCACAGGCAGTTCATCACCGACATCGCCAAGAACACGGCAGTTCTCTTCAACATGGCCACCTCGCGGGGCATGATCGCGGACCTGTTGCGGCAGGCGCAGGAACAGCAGGAGATGCTGCGCGTGGCCAACGAGGAGCTCGAAGAACAGACCAACATGCTTAAAGAGTCCCAGAGCGAGCTGCAGGCCCAGCAGGAAGAGCTGCAGGTCACCAACGAGGAACTGGCCGAGCAGACCCGCGCCCTCAAGGAATCCGAGCGGCGGATGCAGGATCAGCAAAACGAGTTGCGCTCCGTGAACGACAAGCTGGGCGAACGGGCCATGGAACTCGAAGAACAGAAGAGCGCCATCCGCCGCAAGAACAAGGAGCTGCTGCGCGCCCAGGAGCAACTCAAGCTCAAGGCCCAGGAACTGGAGAGCGCGAGCAGATACAAATCCGAATTCCTGGCCAACATGTCCCACGAGCTGCGCACCCCGCTCAACTCCATCCTCATCCTGTCCCAGCTGCTGTCGCACAACAAGGAAGGCAACCTTTCCCCGAAACAGACGGAAGCGGCCTCGGCCATCAACTCTTCGGGCGCGGACCTGTTGCGCCTCATCAACGAGATTCTCGACCTGTCCAAGGTCGAGGCGGGCAAGGTCGAACTTCATCTGGAGGAAATGCCGCTGACATCCATGATTTCGGACCTGCAAAGGGTCTTCAAAGGTGTCGCGGTGGAAAAAGGCGTTGCTTTTCTCGTCGAACAGGATCCGGCCCTGCCCGAAACCATGCTCACGGATACGCACCGGCTGCAGCAAGTCCTGCGCAACCTCCTGTCGAATGCCTTCAAGTTCACGGACCACGGCAGCGTAACCCTGTCCATCTCCCGCCCCGGACCGGAAGTCGATCTGCCCGAAGGCATCCCCTCGGCCGAAGAGGCGATCTGCATCGCGGTCACGGACATGGGCATCGGTATCCCGGAGGACAAGCAGGGCACTATCTTTGAGGCCTTCCGTCAGGCCGACGGAAGCACCAGCCGCAAATACGGCGGGACGGGCCTCGGGCTATCCATTTCCCGGGAACTGACCAAGCTTCTCGGCGGAGAAATCCGCCTGCGTAGTCAGGAGGGCAAAGGCTCGACCTTCAGCCTGATCCTGCCTTTACGCCACCACGCCGACGCGCCCACGGACGAAATCCGTCCCCGGGTGTCCGCCCCCGAGCCAAAAATGACGCCCCACCAGCCTGCAAAGACGCAAGCCGAGGCGCCCATTTCCTATCTGCAGGACGATCGCGCCAATCTGAAGCCCGGCGACAAATCGCTCCTCATCATCGAGGACGACCAGCATTTTGCCCGCATCCTGAGAGACCAGGCGCGGGAGATGGGATTTAAAGCCCTGCTGGCGGCCGACGGCGAAACCGGCCTGCACTTTGCCGACTTTCATGGTCCGAGCGCCATCATCCTCGACAACATCCTGCCGGGCATGAATGGCTGGACAGTGATGGAACGGCTTAAAAACGATCCCAAGACGCGGCACATCCCCCTGTCCTTCATCTCCGCGGAGGATCGCAGCCTGGAAGCCATGCGCATGGGCGCGCTGGCCTTCCTGACCAAGCCCGTAGAACTGGAAACGCTGCGCACGCTGCTCGAAAGGATTGACTCGTTCATCAAGAAGCCCATGCGCAGGCTGCTCGTGGTCGATGACGATGCCTTGCAGCGGGAGTCCATCCGCGCACTGATCGGCAATGGCGACGTGGAGACCGTGACCGCGGCGTCAGGCGCGGAAGCTTTGGGACTGCTCAAATCCCAGAACTTCGATTGCATGATCCTGGACCTCGGGCTTAACGACATGTCCGGCTTTGACGTGCTGCGGACACTGCGCTCCGGGCCGACGCCGTCCACCCTCCCCGTGGTCGTCTACACCGGCCGGGACCTCAGTGAAGAGGAGGAGCGCAGGCTCTCGCGGTACGCAGAAAGCATCATCGTCAAGGGGGCGCGCTCCCCCGAGCGTTTGCTGGAAGAAACAACGCTCTTCCTGCACCGCGTCCAGGCCAATCTGCCCCAGGAAAAGCAGCGCATGCTCCGGACGGATACGGAGCCCGAATCCGTGCTCGACGGCCGCACAGTGCTCGTGGTCGATGACGACATGCGCAATATTTTTGCGCTGACGAGCGTTCTCGAAGAAAAAGGGATGCAGGTCGTGGTCGCCAGGGACGGCAGCGAAAGCCTGACCAGGCTGCGTGAAAATCCCGAAATCGACCTGGTCCTCATGGACATCATGATGCCGGTCATGGACGGCTACGAAGCCATGCGTGAAATCCGCAAAGATCCCAAGCTCAAAGACCTGCCCATCATCGCCCTGACCGCCAAGGCCATGAAGGGGGACAAAAACGCCTGCATCGAGGCCGGGGCCAACGACTATCTGGCCAAACCCGTGGACATGGACAAGTTGCTCTCGCTGCTGCGCGTCTGGCTGTACCGGAAATGA
- a CDS encoding magnesium transporter CorA family protein codes for MITIHKTIDGILSPQEHLDADCWVNLINPSEEELQRTSILLGIPLDHLTDPLDVDERARLELEDGVLLLVLRVPVENVSDHRIPYLTQPIGVIITPTAVVTVCRSPQDLVTGILNGRTRIVDTADRMRFAIHLMQRTSLIYLRFLKDIIRRSDVIEQRLQQSMRNEELIELLGIEKSLVYFTTSLKANDIIMDKVLRMRTIQLTEDQSDLLEDAITENRQAIDMSKIHSDILSGTMDAFASIISNNMNMVMKFLTGFTIILMIPNIISGVYGMNIATPFQGSTHAFAIVSGITVGGCLLAWLLLARKRWM; via the coding sequence ATGATCACAATCCATAAGACCATCGATGGAATTCTGTCTCCGCAGGAGCACCTCGACGCCGACTGCTGGGTCAATCTGATCAACCCCTCCGAAGAGGAGTTGCAGCGTACGTCCATCCTGCTCGGCATCCCTCTCGACCATCTGACCGATCCTCTGGACGTCGACGAACGCGCCCGCCTGGAGCTGGAGGACGGGGTGCTGCTCCTGGTCCTGCGCGTGCCCGTGGAGAATGTCTCCGATCACCGCATTCCCTACCTGACCCAGCCCATCGGCGTGATCATCACGCCCACGGCCGTGGTCACGGTCTGCCGCTCTCCGCAGGATCTGGTCACCGGGATTTTGAACGGCCGCACCCGCATCGTGGACACGGCGGACAGGATGCGTTTCGCCATCCACCTCATGCAGCGCACGTCGCTCATCTACCTGCGTTTCTTGAAAGACATCATCAGGCGCTCCGACGTGATCGAGCAGCGGCTGCAGCAATCCATGCGCAACGAGGAGCTGATCGAGCTTTTGGGCATCGAGAAGAGCCTCGTCTATTTCACGACCTCGCTCAAGGCCAACGACATCATCATGGACAAGGTCCTGCGCATGCGCACCATCCAGTTGACCGAGGATCAGTCCGACCTGCTGGAGGACGCCATCACCGAGAACCGGCAGGCCATCGACATGTCCAAGATCCACAGCGACATCCTGTCCGGGACCATGGACGCGTTCGCCTCCATCATCTCCAACAACATGAACATGGTCATGAAGTTTCTGACGGGCTTCACCATCATCCTCATGATTCCCAACATCATTTCGGGCGTTTACGGCATGAACATCGCAACGCCGTTTCAGGGCTCGACGCATGCCTTCGCCATCGTCTCCGGGATCACCGTCGGCGGATGCCTGCTGGCCTGGCTGCTGCTGGCCAGGAAGCGCTGGATGTAG
- a CDS encoding FmdE family protein translates to MHIGSYTFQEFKNKAAEFHGYPAPGLLIGGYMVEMAKAALPPNILFEAVVESKKCLPDAVQLLTLCSIGNGWMKIINLGRYAVSLFDKYTGEGVRVSVDLDKLGNWPEIEGWFLKLVPKKDQDTEKLFREIETAGDTILRLERVTVQKRLLGHSHMTRIDRCPVCHEAYPVSDGAICRGCQGEAPYEHSRAMAAEECMPTRVPVAEAVGRKALHDMTRIEPGESKGPEFLAGQTITAGDVCRLQQMGRNSIYVQDESLPQGEFVHENDAAVSFAARMAGDGIRCSGEPREGKIDFHAAQSGLLQVDLEALERFNLTPNVMCATRQHCALVEEGRLVGGTRAIPLFLTRDNFSRALAALGDAPIMSIAPLRQAKVGVLVTGTEVFQGLIEDRFAPIIRAKAEALGSTVVGEEFTPDDRQAIADGVKKLLDLGADLIVTTAGLSVDPDDVTRKGLEDAGMTDALHGAPILPGAMTLIGRIGSVQVMGVPACALFFKTTSLDVLLPRLLAGVPITRRDLARIGEGGVCLQCNTCTYPKCTFAK, encoded by the coding sequence ATGCATATCGGATCCTACACGTTTCAGGAATTCAAGAACAAAGCCGCCGAGTTTCACGGCTACCCCGCCCCCGGCCTTTTGATCGGCGGCTACATGGTCGAGATGGCCAAGGCCGCGCTGCCGCCGAACATCCTTTTCGAGGCCGTGGTCGAAAGCAAGAAATGCCTGCCCGACGCGGTGCAGCTTCTGACCCTGTGCAGCATCGGCAACGGCTGGATGAAGATCATAAACCTCGGCCGCTACGCCGTATCCCTTTTCGACAAGTACACCGGAGAAGGCGTGCGCGTCAGCGTTGACCTGGACAAGCTGGGAAACTGGCCCGAGATTGAAGGCTGGTTTTTAAAGCTCGTGCCCAAGAAGGACCAGGACACCGAGAAACTGTTCCGCGAGATCGAGACCGCCGGCGACACCATCCTGCGGCTGGAAAGAGTCACAGTGCAGAAGCGCCTGCTCGGACACAGCCACATGACCCGCATCGACCGCTGCCCGGTCTGCCACGAAGCCTACCCGGTCAGCGACGGAGCCATTTGCCGCGGCTGCCAGGGCGAGGCCCCCTACGAGCACTCCCGCGCCATGGCGGCCGAAGAATGCATGCCGACTCGCGTGCCCGTGGCCGAAGCCGTAGGGCGCAAGGCCCTGCACGACATGACCCGCATAGAACCAGGGGAAAGCAAGGGCCCGGAATTTCTGGCAGGACAGACCATCACCGCAGGCGATGTCTGCCGGTTGCAGCAGATGGGCCGCAACAGCATCTACGTGCAGGACGAGAGCCTGCCCCAGGGCGAGTTCGTGCACGAGAATGACGCGGCCGTGAGCTTTGCCGCACGCATGGCCGGGGACGGCATCAGGTGTTCGGGCGAGCCCCGCGAAGGCAAGATCGACTTCCACGCGGCCCAGTCCGGCCTGCTGCAGGTTGATCTTGAGGCCCTGGAACGCTTCAACCTGACCCCCAATGTCATGTGCGCCACGCGCCAGCACTGCGCCCTGGTCGAAGAAGGACGCCTGGTGGGCGGCACCCGCGCCATCCCCCTCTTTCTCACCCGTGACAACTTCAGCCGCGCCCTGGCCGCCCTGGGCGACGCGCCGATCATGTCCATCGCCCCCCTGCGCCAGGCCAAGGTCGGCGTGCTGGTCACGGGTACGGAAGTCTTCCAGGGACTGATCGAGGACCGCTTCGCGCCCATCATCCGCGCCAAGGCGGAAGCTCTGGGTTCCACGGTCGTGGGCGAGGAGTTCACTCCGGATGACCGTCAGGCCATTGCCGACGGAGTGAAAAAGCTGCTGGACCTGGGTGCGGACCTGATCGTGACCACGGCCGGGCTGTCCGTGGACCCTGACGACGTGACCCGCAAGGGTCTGGAAGACGCCGGCATGACCGACGCCCTGCACGGCGCGCCGATCCTGCCCGGAGCCATGACCCTCATCGGCCGCATCGGCAGCGTGCAGGTCATGGGCGTGCCCGCCTGCGCCCTCTTCTTCAAGACCACGAGCCTCGATGTGCTCCTGCCCCGACTGCTGGCAGGCGTACCCATCACCCGCCGCGACCTGGCCCGTATCGGCGAAGGCGGCGTGTGCCTGCAGTGCAACACCTGCACCTACCCCAAGTGCACCTTCGCCAAATAA